One region of Vitis vinifera cultivar Pinot Noir 40024 chromosome 1, ASM3070453v1 genomic DNA includes:
- the LOC100246122 gene encoding transcription factor BIM2 isoform X1, whose product MKQDKGHREEEEEEEEEELSMKKEGPLTKKDGKNHDKANAMRSKHSVTEQRRRSKINERFQILRDLIPHSDQKRDTASFLLEVIEYVQYLQEKVQKYEGSYQGLTPEPTKLMPWRNSHWRVQSFVGHPQAINNGSGPGSAFSGKFDENNINITSTMLVKAQNPVESDLSRDATCKAMDHQSEFNKAIVMPISLQSNMSAPVQSEGGLVHPLQGPVSDAQSADCPITSETLSKKEELMIEGGTISISSAYSQGLLNTLTQALQSSGVDLSQASISVQIDLGKRANRGLPSGTSIAKDHENPPPSNHIIAHHRDASSAEDSDQSQKRLKT is encoded by the exons ATGAAACAAGACAAGGGTCACcgggaagaggaagaggaagaagaagaagaagagttgAGCATGAAGAAAGAGGGTCCTCTCACCAAGAAAG ATGGGAAGAACCATGACAAAGCTAATGCCATGCGATCAAAACATTCCGTCACAGAGCAACGCCGAAGGAGCAAGATTAATGAGAG ATTTCAGATATTGAGAGATCTCATACCCCATAGTGATCAAAAGAGGGATACAGCGTCATTCCTATTAGAG GTTATTGAGTATGTTCAATATTTACAGGAAAAGGTACAAAAGTATGAAGGGTCATACCAAGGATTGACTCCAGAGCCCACAAAGTTAATGCCATGG AGAAACAGTCACTGGCGTGTTCAAAGTTTTGTTGGTCACCCTCAAGCCATAAATAATGGTTCTGGTCCTGGCTCGGCATTTTCTGGGAAGTTTGATGAGAATAACATCAATATTACTTCAACCATGCTTGTGAAGGCACAGAATCCAGTAGAATCTGACCTTAGCAGGGATGCCACCTGCAAAGCAATGGATCACCAATCTGAGTTTAACAAGGCAATCGTCATGCCCATATCTTTACAGTCAAACATGTCTGCTCCTGTCCAAAGTGAGGGTGGGCTTGTGCATCCTCTTCAGGGACCAGTTTCTGATGCACAATCGGCTGACTGCCCCATCACTAGTGAGACACTTAGTAAAAAAGAGGAGCTAATGATAGAAGGAGGCACAATTAGCATCTCAAGTGCTTATTCTCAGGG GCTATTAAATACTCTGACACAAGCACTGCAGAGTTCTGGTGTGGATCTGTCACAGGCCAGTATCTCAGTACAGATTGATCTTGGAAAGCGGGCAAATAGAGGACTGCCGTCGGGGACTTCCATTGCTAAG GATCATGAGAACCCCCCTCCTAGCAATCATATAATTGCACATCATAGGGATGCAAGCAGTGCCGAGGACTCGGATCAATCACAAAAGAGACTGAAGACATAA
- the LOC100246122 gene encoding transcription factor BIM2 isoform X2 has protein sequence MKQDKGHREEEEEEEEEELSMKKEGPLTKKDGKNHDKANAMRSKHSVTEQRRRSKINERFQILRDLIPHSDQKRDTASFLLEEKVQKYEGSYQGLTPEPTKLMPWRNSHWRVQSFVGHPQAINNGSGPGSAFSGKFDENNINITSTMLVKAQNPVESDLSRDATCKAMDHQSEFNKAIVMPISLQSNMSAPVQSEGGLVHPLQGPVSDAQSADCPITSETLSKKEELMIEGGTISISSAYSQGLLNTLTQALQSSGVDLSQASISVQIDLGKRANRGLPSGTSIAKDHENPPPSNHIIAHHRDASSAEDSDQSQKRLKT, from the exons ATGAAACAAGACAAGGGTCACcgggaagaggaagaggaagaagaagaagaagagttgAGCATGAAGAAAGAGGGTCCTCTCACCAAGAAAG ATGGGAAGAACCATGACAAAGCTAATGCCATGCGATCAAAACATTCCGTCACAGAGCAACGCCGAAGGAGCAAGATTAATGAGAG ATTTCAGATATTGAGAGATCTCATACCCCATAGTGATCAAAAGAGGGATACAGCGTCATTCCTATTAGAG GAAAAGGTACAAAAGTATGAAGGGTCATACCAAGGATTGACTCCAGAGCCCACAAAGTTAATGCCATGG AGAAACAGTCACTGGCGTGTTCAAAGTTTTGTTGGTCACCCTCAAGCCATAAATAATGGTTCTGGTCCTGGCTCGGCATTTTCTGGGAAGTTTGATGAGAATAACATCAATATTACTTCAACCATGCTTGTGAAGGCACAGAATCCAGTAGAATCTGACCTTAGCAGGGATGCCACCTGCAAAGCAATGGATCACCAATCTGAGTTTAACAAGGCAATCGTCATGCCCATATCTTTACAGTCAAACATGTCTGCTCCTGTCCAAAGTGAGGGTGGGCTTGTGCATCCTCTTCAGGGACCAGTTTCTGATGCACAATCGGCTGACTGCCCCATCACTAGTGAGACACTTAGTAAAAAAGAGGAGCTAATGATAGAAGGAGGCACAATTAGCATCTCAAGTGCTTATTCTCAGGG GCTATTAAATACTCTGACACAAGCACTGCAGAGTTCTGGTGTGGATCTGTCACAGGCCAGTATCTCAGTACAGATTGATCTTGGAAAGCGGGCAAATAGAGGACTGCCGTCGGGGACTTCCATTGCTAAG GATCATGAGAACCCCCCTCCTAGCAATCATATAATTGCACATCATAGGGATGCAAGCAGTGCCGAGGACTCGGATCAATCACAAAAGAGACTGAAGACATAA